One segment of Rhodanobacter thiooxydans DNA contains the following:
- a CDS encoding MFS transporter: MSQTHSTPATAPDRAAIGAAIALFTAGGLFWAFLPFFIGLQEDRGGLSATQAGALGSAYLAGFTIAGLAAPWWSARMSPRGVIAAGVLLVWLGLASLARGIGYPLALAACSGIGLALGAFWVVAYRVFGATPNAERVFALAIAIGYPMLAAITFVIGHLVLPQGGLFGMTTAIALLIGLLAAAAVKLPARLDNTAATTHTGTGDEKRLPLACGLAAIALFSLAFAAVWAFAERIGTQAGFGGPTVASVLSSNLLFTGLGSVGIALFGKHFGRWQVLVASYVLLAVCMAALGHAGTIAWFAFVIAGLGFGVGTGLPHQMAIVSQCDVRGRFVALIAAMQGLGTALGPLVGGAAFQVSGTTALGIVGAVALAASFVLLLVADR, translated from the coding sequence GTGAGCCAGACGCATTCCACTCCGGCAACGGCGCCCGATCGTGCCGCGATCGGCGCGGCGATCGCCCTGTTCACCGCCGGCGGCCTGTTCTGGGCGTTCCTGCCATTTTTCATCGGCCTGCAAGAAGATCGTGGCGGGCTCTCCGCCACACAGGCCGGTGCACTCGGTTCGGCCTACCTCGCCGGCTTCACCATAGCCGGGCTCGCCGCGCCTTGGTGGAGCGCGCGCATGTCACCGCGAGGGGTAATCGCGGCTGGCGTACTGCTCGTATGGTTGGGGCTGGCGAGCCTCGCCCGCGGCATTGGCTACCCCCTTGCGCTGGCGGCATGCTCAGGCATCGGCCTTGCACTTGGCGCATTCTGGGTGGTCGCCTATCGCGTCTTCGGTGCCACGCCGAATGCGGAACGCGTGTTCGCCCTGGCCATCGCGATCGGCTATCCGATGCTTGCCGCCATAACCTTCGTCATTGGCCATCTCGTGCTGCCGCAGGGCGGCCTCTTCGGCATGACGACGGCCATCGCCTTGCTGATCGGCCTGCTGGCCGCCGCTGCGGTAAAGCTTCCCGCGAGGCTCGACAACACTGCGGCCACGACCCACACCGGCACGGGTGACGAAAAACGCCTGCCGCTTGCCTGCGGTCTGGCGGCCATCGCCCTTTTCAGCTTGGCCTTCGCCGCGGTCTGGGCTTTCGCCGAGCGCATCGGCACGCAAGCCGGCTTCGGCGGTCCGACCGTTGCCTCGGTGCTCTCCTCCAATCTCCTTTTCACCGGCCTCGGTTCGGTTGGCATCGCCCTGTTCGGCAAGCACTTCGGTCGCTGGCAGGTCCTGGTCGCAAGTTACGTCCTGCTCGCAGTGTGCATGGCCGCGCTCGGCCATGCCGGCACGATCGCGTGGTTCGCCTTCGTCATCGCCGGCCTCGGCTTCGGCGTCGGCACGGGCCTGCCACATCAAATGGCGATCGTCAGCCAATGCGACGTGCGTGGTCGCTTCGTCGCGTTGATCGCGGCAATGCAGGGACTCGGTACCGCGCTCGGCCCACTCGTCGGAGGTGCCGCATTTCAGGTATCCGGCACCACTGCGCTCGGCATCGTTGGCGCGGTGGCGTTGGCAGCGAGCTTCGTCCTGCTCCTCGTCGCGGATCGGTAA
- a CDS encoding TonB-dependent receptor, whose amino-acid sequence MNHSVSSFLALLATTALVGASPAYAANESDAAQPTKTTVPPAKKKAETPNKPAKNIAELQAVTVTAEHRAVSINDTGITIDAFVGSDLREMGATKLTDIARYSPGINMHGPFGENGYPEITIRGMNADNFTELSPQSVGVYADGVYLSSPPLLGLRMFDLDRVEVLKGPQGTLYGRNTIGGAMNLISVRPTFYPDGYFTVDYGSYQYAAAEGAIGGPLSDKVAYRLSTRLVRQWSGPFSNSADGTKTGQLRQAYWRAQVLWNPTDALSVLVNFHGGTDRSDTWPFSQVAALVPPGQANAGQICPAFLAGNIGLANAQCVDVSGYHNTSNDPYRNPLSLHGRNHDKSAGFSTEINWDLDAVKLTSVTGYDWMTRRAGYDEDAGPNNIIDTVRGSDINQFSEELRLASNTKERLNWMTGLYYSHDRLSGNPIFVSDFTRWFGASIADYSTLRTSTWGAFGQIDYALTDELKLTAGLRDSGVRRQYDYREIFTPNGGAALTSFAGTSRMDQSQLSGKLGLDYKPNKNLLLYANVSRGFNAGTYSAYFISNPQSLEPTKSETAVTYEGGFKLTALQKRVQLNGAIYYNDWKGIQLTAVENRTGVNAPYLTNGKGADIYGGELELIARPTPFWDVTLGGAYLHTELRDLFVQDLFGNIVNIKGRPLANSPTRQFNASTRYRWDISGDYQLVPQMDVKWEDTIYRDLLGTRALISPPHMTANASVTLDNGPGKWHVQLWVHNLTDRRYVTEAYQVVSAGIAGLDWSMPRTFGVSFGMDL is encoded by the coding sequence GTGAACCATTCCGTCAGCAGTTTTCTTGCCCTCCTCGCCACCACTGCCCTCGTCGGTGCGTCGCCCGCCTACGCAGCCAACGAGTCCGATGCAGCGCAGCCCACCAAAACCACGGTGCCGCCGGCAAAGAAGAAGGCCGAGACACCTAATAAACCCGCCAAGAACATTGCGGAGCTGCAGGCAGTCACCGTCACCGCCGAACACCGGGCGGTCTCGATCAACGACACGGGCATCACGATCGACGCCTTCGTCGGCTCGGACCTGCGCGAAATGGGCGCGACCAAGCTCACCGACATTGCCCGCTACTCGCCTGGCATCAACATGCACGGCCCGTTCGGCGAGAACGGCTATCCCGAGATCACGATCCGCGGCATGAACGCGGACAACTTCACCGAACTGTCGCCGCAGTCGGTCGGCGTCTACGCCGACGGCGTCTACTTGTCCTCGCCGCCACTGCTCGGCCTACGCATGTTCGACCTCGACCGCGTCGAGGTGCTCAAGGGCCCTCAAGGCACGCTGTACGGACGAAACACGATCGGCGGTGCGATGAACCTCATCTCGGTACGGCCGACGTTCTATCCCGATGGCTATTTCACCGTCGACTACGGCAGTTACCAATATGCCGCTGCGGAAGGCGCGATCGGTGGGCCGTTGTCCGACAAGGTCGCCTACCGCTTGTCCACGCGCCTCGTGCGCCAATGGAGCGGGCCGTTCAGCAACAGCGCGGACGGCACTAAGACGGGCCAGTTACGCCAGGCGTATTGGCGCGCGCAGGTACTCTGGAACCCCACCGATGCCTTGTCGGTGCTGGTCAACTTTCACGGTGGTACGGACCGCTCCGATACGTGGCCATTTTCGCAGGTCGCCGCGCTCGTGCCGCCGGGCCAGGCAAATGCGGGCCAGATCTGTCCCGCCTTTCTCGCCGGCAATATCGGCCTGGCAAATGCACAATGTGTTGACGTCAGCGGCTACCACAACACCAGCAACGACCCATACCGGAATCCGCTGAGCCTGCACGGCCGCAATCACGACAAGAGCGCAGGCTTCTCCACTGAGATCAATTGGGATCTCGACGCAGTCAAGCTGACCTCGGTCACCGGCTACGACTGGATGACGCGGCGTGCCGGCTACGACGAAGACGCCGGCCCCAACAACATCATCGACACGGTGCGCGGTAGCGACATCAACCAGTTCTCCGAAGAACTGCGCCTCGCCTCGAACACAAAAGAGCGGCTCAACTGGATGACGGGCCTCTACTATTCGCACGACCGTCTCTCCGGCAATCCGATCTTCGTCTCCGATTTCACGCGCTGGTTCGGCGCATCGATCGCGGACTACTCGACCCTGCGCACCTCGACGTGGGGCGCATTCGGCCAGATCGACTACGCCCTCACCGACGAACTCAAGCTCACCGCGGGGCTGCGCGATAGCGGCGTGCGCCGCCAGTACGATTACCGCGAGATCTTCACGCCCAACGGCGGCGCGGCGCTCACGTCGTTCGCCGGCACCAGCCGCATGGACCAGAGCCAGTTGTCGGGCAAGCTCGGGCTCGACTACAAGCCGAACAAGAATCTGCTCCTGTATGCCAACGTGTCGCGCGGCTTCAACGCCGGCACCTACAGCGCCTACTTCATCTCCAATCCGCAGTCGCTCGAACCGACGAAATCCGAAACCGCGGTCACCTATGAAGGTGGCTTCAAACTCACCGCGCTGCAAAAGCGCGTGCAGCTCAACGGCGCGATCTACTACAACGACTGGAAAGGTATCCAGCTCACTGCTGTGGAGAACCGCACCGGCGTCAATGCGCCGTATCTGACCAACGGCAAAGGCGCCGACATCTACGGCGGCGAACTCGAACTGATCGCCCGCCCGACGCCGTTCTGGGACGTCACCCTCGGCGGCGCCTACCTGCACACCGAACTGCGCGACCTGTTCGTGCAGGACCTCTTCGGCAACATTGTCAATATCAAGGGACGCCCGCTCGCCAACTCGCCGACCCGGCAATTCAACGCGAGCACACGCTATCGTTGGGATATCTCGGGCGACTACCAGCTGGTGCCCCAAATGGACGTGAAATGGGAAGATACGATCTACCGCGACCTTCTCGGCACGCGCGCGTTGATCTCGCCTCCTCACATGACTGCCAACGCCAGCGTCACGCTCGACAACGGCCCCGGCAAGTGGCACGTGCAGTTGTGGGTGCATAACCTCACCGACCGTCGTTACGTCACCGAGGCCTATCAGGTGGTCAGTGCGGGCATTGCCGGTCTCGACTGGAGCATGCCGCGCACCTTCGGCGTCAGCTTCGGCATGGACCTGTGA
- a CDS encoding aldehyde dehydrogenase family protein: METTLFYDGKWHAPLNNNWFEVRDPATGDLIGRTALADAADVDRAVTAAKRALPAWAGMPADARAAILHDAANRIEAEGDEIARLLTLEQGKPVPDARKEVDFGLKVLRYYAEEGRRLGGELRPTADLDVKTVVSRQPIGVTAGIVPWNYPVDLYCWKIAPALATGCPIVIKPPHETPFAIARLVDCFHAAGLPAGVLANLPGTGPSAGAALSAHPDIAAISATASVAAGQDIARRAAGNLKRVVLELGGHAPFIVLADADIEAAAAAAVRRSFSNMGQICIAVNRILVDQRVHRRFVDALVALTESIKLGPGSEPGVAYGPTLNAGVISRTREHLDDALSKGGKLVAGGHAPKDAALRGGHFFRPTLIDDAPLDSLPMNAETFGPLTAIRAFSTQNDMLELANGLPFGLAAYLYTNDLERGWALAERLEFGMIGVNVNDTSELQAPFGGWKLSGMGRELGREGLDAYLQTKAIRMRVRRV; this comes from the coding sequence ATGGAAACCACTCTGTTTTACGACGGCAAGTGGCATGCGCCGCTGAATAATAACTGGTTCGAAGTACGCGATCCGGCCACCGGCGACCTCATCGGCCGGACCGCACTGGCCGATGCCGCTGACGTCGACCGCGCAGTCACCGCCGCCAAACGGGCACTGCCTGCATGGGCAGGCATGCCGGCCGATGCGAGAGCGGCGATCCTGCACGATGCCGCCAACCGAATCGAAGCCGAAGGCGACGAAATTGCCCGCCTATTGACCCTCGAACAGGGCAAACCCGTTCCCGATGCGCGCAAGGAAGTCGATTTCGGGCTCAAGGTATTGCGCTACTACGCCGAGGAAGGCCGTCGCCTCGGCGGCGAACTGCGTCCGACCGCGGACCTCGACGTCAAAACCGTGGTCTCGCGTCAGCCTATCGGCGTCACTGCCGGCATCGTGCCGTGGAACTATCCGGTCGATTTGTATTGCTGGAAGATCGCGCCCGCGCTCGCCACGGGCTGCCCGATCGTCATCAAGCCACCCCACGAAACGCCGTTCGCGATCGCTCGCCTCGTCGATTGCTTCCACGCTGCGGGGCTGCCGGCCGGCGTTCTCGCCAACCTGCCGGGCACGGGCCCCAGCGCCGGCGCGGCATTGTCGGCGCACCCGGACATTGCCGCGATTTCCGCGACGGCTTCGGTCGCTGCCGGGCAGGATATCGCCCGCCGCGCGGCGGGCAACCTGAAACGCGTGGTCCTTGAACTGGGCGGCCATGCACCATTCATCGTGCTCGCCGACGCCGACATCGAAGCCGCCGCCGCCGCCGCCGTGCGCCGTTCGTTTTCGAACATGGGCCAGATCTGTATCGCGGTCAATCGCATCCTCGTCGACCAGCGCGTACACCGCCGCTTCGTGGACGCCCTGGTGGCGCTGACCGAGTCGATCAAGCTCGGCCCTGGCAGCGAGCCCGGCGTCGCCTACGGACCTACGCTCAACGCCGGCGTGATCAGCCGCACGCGGGAGCATCTCGACGATGCCCTCAGCAAGGGCGGCAAGCTCGTCGCCGGCGGCCACGCGCCCAAAGATGCGGCACTCCGCGGAGGCCATTTTTTCCGCCCCACGCTGATCGACGATGCGCCACTCGACAGCCTGCCGATGAACGCCGAGACGTTCGGCCCGCTCACCGCGATCCGTGCCTTCTCGACCCAGAACGACATGCTCGAACTAGCCAACGGCCTGCCATTCGGCCTTGCCGCGTACCTCTATACCAACGATCTCGAGCGCGGCTGGGCGCTCGCCGAGCGCCTCGAGTTCGGCATGATCGGCGTCAACGTCAACGACACCTCCGAGCTGCAGGCGCCGTTCGGCGGTTGGAAACTATCGGGCATGGGGCGCGAACTCGGTCGCGAAGGACTCGACGCCTACCTGCAAACCAAGGCGATCCGCATGCGGGTGCGGCGCGTCTGA
- a CDS encoding sugar isomerase domain-containing protein translates to MSIVRDYHQLLSRRLEHIFDTQAAAIDAAAEICADTIARDRLVFTFGTGHGAFAALEMFPRTGTVVGFRPIVESTMISFHHVLGDMGARQYRFIHAQEGYGDAILSAHQIESDDSMLIFSHSGLNAVTLDIALGAKRRGLRVIGVTSVPHSSSTPSRHSSGKHLYEIADVVIDTGVPKGDAALEVEGVAGRTGATSTSLAIAIGQAINAATVEKLAARGAKPMLMVNPNTTEKAAADRQNDLNYAELWRRLSMRTM, encoded by the coding sequence ATGAGCATCGTTCGCGACTATCACCAGCTTCTTTCCCGTCGCCTCGAACATATCTTCGATACGCAAGCGGCAGCGATCGATGCCGCAGCCGAAATCTGCGCCGACACGATCGCCCGCGACCGTCTCGTGTTCACGTTCGGCACCGGGCACGGTGCGTTCGCCGCGCTTGAGATGTTTCCGCGTACCGGTACCGTCGTCGGTTTCCGCCCCATCGTCGAAAGCACGATGATCTCGTTCCACCACGTACTCGGCGACATGGGGGCGCGCCAATACCGCTTCATCCACGCGCAGGAGGGCTACGGCGACGCGATTCTCTCCGCGCACCAGATCGAGTCCGATGACAGCATGCTGATCTTCTCGCATTCGGGCCTCAACGCGGTGACTCTCGATATCGCGCTAGGCGCCAAACGCCGCGGGCTGCGCGTCATCGGCGTGACCAGCGTGCCGCATTCGTCGTCAACCCCCTCGCGCCATTCCAGCGGCAAGCACCTCTACGAAATCGCCGACGTCGTGATCGATACCGGTGTGCCGAAGGGCGACGCGGCGCTCGAGGTCGAAGGCGTCGCCGGCCGCACCGGCGCCACCTCGACGAGCCTCGCGATCGCGATCGGCCAGGCGATCAATGCCGCGACGGTCGAGAAGCTCGCCGCACGCGGGGCCAAGCCGATGCTCATGGTCAATCCCAACACGACCGAAAAAGCCGCGGCCGATCGCCAGAACGATCTCAACTACGCCGAGCTGTGGCGCCGGCTCTCGATGCGGACAATGTGA
- a CDS encoding uridine phosphorylase, protein MKRAWYLGINSDQVAPRAVLLGDPGRIDRLANLLTDVQWLGENRMLRTITGTWNGTRITAATFGMGAPIATIVLHELFDLGVRSFLRMGTAMTLPPIRLGDFVVGADALCREGTSQVYAGPCDRAMADIDLRANLESTLASSGRTWHQVRFASYDGFYRDMFALDPADTARVEETRATLIAQGVHAIDMESSALFAAAAALRARVGTLCVASVDSLTRDKLGAETMLARESELFRFGLDALVRTPATIEETHA, encoded by the coding sequence ATGAAACGCGCCTGGTATCTCGGTATCAATTCTGACCAAGTGGCTCCGCGAGCCGTGCTACTCGGCGACCCCGGTCGCATTGATCGCCTGGCCAACCTGCTCACCGACGTCCAATGGCTCGGCGAAAACCGCATGTTGCGCACGATCACCGGAACGTGGAACGGCACCCGCATCACCGCCGCCACCTTCGGCATGGGCGCACCGATCGCAACCATCGTCCTGCACGAACTGTTCGATCTCGGCGTGCGCAGCTTCCTGCGCATGGGCACCGCCATGACCTTGCCGCCAATCCGGCTTGGCGATTTTGTCGTCGGCGCCGACGCGCTCTGCCGCGAAGGCACCTCACAGGTGTATGCGGGGCCATGTGACCGCGCTATGGCGGACATCGACCTGCGCGCGAACCTGGAAAGCACGCTCGCATCGAGCGGCCGGACTTGGCATCAGGTACGTTTCGCCAGCTACGACGGCTTCTATCGGGACATGTTCGCGCTTGATCCCGCCGATACCGCACGCGTTGAGGAGACGCGCGCCACGCTCATCGCCCAGGGTGTCCACGCGATCGACATGGAGAGTTCTGCGCTGTTCGCCGCTGCTGCGGCGCTACGCGCCCGCGTCGGCACGCTCTGCGTGGCAAGCGTCGACAGCCTGACCCGGGACAAGCTGGGTGCGGAAACGATGCTTGCCCGCGAAAGCGAACTGTTCCGTTTCGGCCTGGACGCGCTCGTGCGCACTCCGGCCACCATCGAGGAAACCCACGCATGA
- a CDS encoding carbohydrate kinase family protein codes for MTRIAVLGYACLDYAASVDGDVRWGWTSRISSRPRDEWPRPGGCSFYVARPLAQAGFGVDIVTWTGDDAMGNLYADHCHRHGIGTQGIDASTGATTPVSMLLYKDDGRCACLIDFGSAGSATTSTQEDLIRKADMVVVTVGPAACGLRALDIARDDALIVWVAKNDPISFPPELRTRLGQRARYVFCNGDERTWIDDATVDADAEQIVVETRGAEPIHIRSRGTTMHIPVTPLQVGDATGAGDTLAGATLAALLGGETDPVAAVRSGALASSELLRRRT; via the coding sequence ATGACCCGCATCGCCGTGCTCGGCTACGCCTGCCTCGACTACGCCGCGAGCGTTGACGGCGATGTCCGCTGGGGTTGGACCAGCCGTATCAGCAGCCGTCCGCGCGATGAGTGGCCGCGGCCCGGCGGGTGCTCGTTCTATGTCGCGCGTCCGCTTGCACAAGCCGGCTTCGGCGTCGATATCGTCACCTGGACCGGCGACGACGCCATGGGAAATCTCTATGCCGACCATTGCCATCGCCATGGCATCGGCACGCAAGGTATCGATGCCTCAACCGGAGCCACGACGCCGGTTTCCATGTTGCTCTATAAGGACGACGGCCGCTGCGCATGCCTGATCGATTTCGGCTCGGCGGGCAGCGCCACGACGTCGACACAGGAAGACCTGATCCGCAAGGCCGATATGGTCGTGGTTACCGTCGGCCCCGCCGCCTGTGGATTGCGCGCGCTCGACATCGCGCGTGACGACGCTCTCATCGTATGGGTCGCGAAGAACGATCCAATCTCATTTCCGCCCGAACTGCGCACACGGCTCGGGCAACGCGCACGTTACGTATTCTGCAACGGTGACGAACGCACCTGGATCGACGACGCCACAGTCGATGCCGATGCCGAACAAATCGTTGTCGAGACGCGCGGCGCCGAACCAATCCACATCCGCAGCCGCGGCACCACGATGCATATCCCCGTCACCCCGTTGCAGGTGGGTGATGCAACGGGAGCCGGCGATACGCTGGCCGGCGCGACGCTCGCCGCCCTGCTCGGCGGCGAGACGGATCCCGTCGCCGCCGTGCGGTCCGGCGCGCTCGCTTCGTCCGAACTGCTGCGCCGGCGTACCTAA
- a CDS encoding isochorismatase family cysteine hydrolase, whose amino-acid sequence MSGTSNAIDPSAGEVALVLVDVQNAFFHPDGENFYPEAQHILPQLAILLDAARSGGRLIVHVADVHRPGLADFESHKLPAHGQSDSFNAQYFTGFGPPSDGAPREIGLIKRRFSAFFSTDLDLLLRENGVRRLIVAGVKTNVCVRATIQDGFGLGYRCLLVGDATNSNRAELAAAAREDIRRYMGWLSSTDDACKVLL is encoded by the coding sequence ATGTCGGGGACATCGAACGCAATCGATCCTAGCGCAGGCGAGGTCGCCCTCGTCCTGGTCGACGTACAGAACGCCTTTTTCCATCCTGACGGCGAGAACTTCTATCCAGAAGCGCAACACATCCTGCCGCAACTTGCCATCCTGCTTGATGCAGCACGAAGCGGCGGCCGCCTGATCGTCCACGTCGCCGACGTGCACCGACCGGGACTCGCCGACTTCGAATCGCACAAGCTGCCAGCGCATGGACAAAGCGATTCCTTCAATGCGCAGTATTTCACCGGGTTCGGCCCGCCTTCGGACGGTGCTCCACGCGAAATCGGCCTGATCAAGCGTCGCTTCAGCGCGTTCTTCAGCACCGATCTCGACTTGCTCCTTCGCGAAAACGGGGTGCGCCGCCTCATTGTCGCCGGAGTCAAGACCAACGTCTGCGTGCGCGCGACGATCCAGGACGGTTTCGGCCTCGGCTATCGCTGCCTGCTTGTCGGCGATGCCACCAACTCCAACCGCGCCGAACTCGCCGCCGCCGCCCGCGAGGATATTCGTCGCTACATGGGCTGGCTATCGTCGACCGACGACGCTTGCAAGGTGCTCTTATGA
- a CDS encoding GntR family transcriptional regulator, with translation MPSLTKQASPLYLQLANDLREGILSGRWNPGDTLPSEPELCRLYGISRGTVVRAVEMLIQEGLVQRRQGAGTYVSRPALHRQPGLLASFSETVRQHGRKPSHKLLKRNDLTREQALQYGCTTAAVQLLRLRFVDGTPWSIHNSILPMRIASRLKALAPENAEELRAPDFSLYRAYTEAGIPVDHAEEILHARAATAQEARLLKLPARAVLMTLHRKSYDADSGLLEIVESDYAGESYSYTVSLAVPQAGRSSRAKLQRLGWKIS, from the coding sequence ATGCCATCGCTGACCAAACAAGCGTCTCCCCTCTACCTGCAGCTCGCCAACGATTTGCGCGAGGGCATCCTGTCGGGCCGCTGGAATCCCGGCGATACATTGCCGAGTGAACCGGAACTGTGTCGTCTGTACGGCATTAGCCGCGGCACGGTGGTACGCGCTGTCGAAATGTTGATTCAGGAAGGTCTCGTTCAGCGCCGCCAAGGCGCTGGCACGTACGTTTCGCGCCCTGCCCTGCATCGCCAGCCCGGTCTGCTCGCGAGCTTTTCCGAAACCGTGCGACAGCATGGCCGCAAGCCCTCCCACAAGCTTTTGAAGCGCAACGACTTGACGCGCGAGCAAGCCTTGCAATACGGCTGCACTACCGCGGCGGTGCAACTCCTGCGCTTGCGCTTTGTCGATGGCACACCATGGTCGATCCACAACAGCATCCTGCCGATGCGCATCGCGAGTCGCTTGAAGGCACTCGCTCCGGAAAACGCCGAGGAATTGCGCGCGCCGGACTTTTCCCTCTATCGCGCCTACACCGAAGCCGGCATTCCGGTCGATCATGCCGAGGAGATCCTGCACGCGCGCGCGGCTACGGCGCAGGAAGCGCGCCTGCTCAAGCTACCGGCTCGTGCCGTATTGATGACGCTGCATCGCAAGAGCTACGACGCCGACAGTGGCCTGCTTGAAATAGTCGAATCCGATTATGCAGGCGAGAGCTACAGCTACACGGTCAGCCTCGCAGTTCCGCAAGCCGGACGCTCAAGCCGGGCCAAGTTGCAACGGCTCGGCTGGAAGATTTCCTGA
- the phhA gene encoding phenylalanine 4-monooxygenase has protein sequence MDTPRKVEHQQTDRGYVPVYATGVVEQPWASYSQTDHEVWDTLFKRQRELLPGRACQEFLDGVERFGLGDGGIPKFAEMNKVLGAATGWELVAVEGLLPDEVFFDHLAHRRFPVSWWIRKPDQLDYLSEPDLFHDMFGHVPLLLNPVFADYMQAYGRGGMKAFALGPDALMNLTRLYWYTVEFGLINTSDGMRIYGAGIVSSKGESIYCLDSPSPNRIGFGLERVMSTRYRIDTYQQTYFVIDSFEQLFEATHPDFTPIYAKLKQAPAHAAGDVLDGDRVFTRGTREGFATGADT, from the coding sequence ATGGACACGCCCCGCAAAGTCGAACACCAGCAGACCGATCGCGGCTACGTGCCGGTGTACGCCACCGGCGTGGTCGAGCAGCCGTGGGCCAGCTACAGCCAGACCGACCACGAGGTATGGGACACCTTGTTCAAGCGCCAGCGCGAACTGCTGCCCGGCCGTGCCTGCCAGGAATTCCTCGACGGCGTGGAACGCTTTGGCCTGGGCGACGGCGGCATCCCGAAGTTTGCCGAGATGAACAAGGTGCTCGGCGCCGCCACCGGCTGGGAGCTGGTCGCGGTGGAAGGCCTGCTGCCGGACGAGGTGTTCTTCGACCACCTGGCCCACCGCCGCTTCCCGGTCAGCTGGTGGATCAGGAAACCCGACCAGCTCGACTACCTGAGCGAACCGGACCTGTTCCACGACATGTTCGGCCACGTGCCGCTGCTGCTGAACCCGGTGTTCGCCGACTACATGCAGGCCTACGGCCGCGGCGGCATGAAGGCGTTCGCGCTCGGCCCCGACGCGTTGATGAATCTCACGCGGCTGTACTGGTACACGGTGGAGTTCGGCCTGATCAACACCAGCGATGGCATGCGCATCTACGGCGCCGGCATCGTCAGCTCCAAGGGCGAGTCGATCTACTGCCTCGATTCGCCCTCGCCGAACCGCATCGGCTTCGGCCTGGAACGCGTGATGAGCACGCGCTACCGCATCGACACCTACCAGCAGACCTATTTCGTGATCGACAGCTTCGAGCAGCTGTTCGAGGCGACGCATCCCGACTTCACGCCGATCTACGCGAAGCTGAAGCAAGCGCCTGCGCATGCCGCCGGCGACGTGCTGGACGGCGACCGCGTGTTCACCCGCGGCACGCGAGAGGGATTTGCGACCGGCGCGGATACGTGA
- a CDS encoding Lrp/AsnC family transcriptional regulator, translating into MTTLDRTDLRILAVLQSEGRITNAELAERVSLSPSACLRRLQRLEGEQVITGYAAQVDPQAVGLGLQAFVRVQLTKHESAAIEGFVEHVNGWDEVVACHALTGDMDYLLHVYVADLKDFSRFLLDHLLNAAGVADVNSSFVLRTVKRSPSLPLSQLER; encoded by the coding sequence ATGACGACACTCGATCGCACCGACCTGCGCATCCTCGCCGTGTTGCAGAGCGAGGGCCGCATCACCAACGCCGAGCTGGCCGAACGGGTCAGCCTGTCGCCGTCGGCCTGCCTGCGCCGGCTGCAACGGCTGGAGGGCGAGCAGGTCATCACCGGCTACGCCGCGCAGGTCGATCCACAGGCTGTCGGGCTGGGCCTGCAAGCCTTCGTGCGGGTGCAATTGACGAAGCACGAGAGCGCAGCGATCGAGGGCTTCGTCGAACACGTCAACGGCTGGGACGAGGTGGTCGCCTGCCATGCGCTGACCGGCGACATGGATTACCTGCTGCACGTCTATGTGGCCGACCTCAAGGACTTCTCGCGCTTCCTGCTCGACCATCTGCTGAACGCGGCAGGGGTGGCCGACGTCAACTCCAGTTTCGTGCTGCGCACGGTGAAACGTTCGCCGTCGCTGCCGCTGTCGCAGCTGGAGCGTTGA